In a genomic window of Nostoc sp. UHCC 0870:
- a CDS encoding peptidylprolyl isomerase, protein MTENLTILASEIIHSLKLSCQMPDVIKKIASQHIVAQKAQEMGIAATPEELQQAGDDLRLAKKLVKAKDTWEWLEKHQISVNGFEKLIRQDVLEKKLAQHLFSQQVEKFFYERQLDYAAAAIYQVILEDRDLALELFYALEEGEISFPEIARLYIPEPEKRRAYGYQGLKHRKDLRPEIASAVFAASPPVVLKPITTSQGTHIILVEEVIQPQLDDNLQRKIIAELFNDWLEQEIQYLNITTHFDFDDSNVQKTYERLLNHA, encoded by the coding sequence ATGACCGAAAATCTGACCATACTAGCCTCAGAGATTATCCATAGTCTTAAACTTTCATGTCAGATGCCTGACGTCATCAAAAAAATAGCATCGCAACATATTGTTGCTCAAAAAGCCCAGGAAATGGGAATTGCAGCTACTCCCGAAGAGTTACAACAAGCAGGGGATGATCTGCGCCTAGCTAAAAAACTCGTCAAAGCTAAAGACACATGGGAATGGTTAGAAAAGCACCAAATTTCTGTCAACGGGTTTGAAAAGCTAATACGTCAAGATGTCCTCGAAAAAAAACTGGCTCAACATTTGTTCTCACAGCAAGTCGAAAAATTTTTTTACGAACGTCAACTTGACTATGCTGCTGCGGCTATCTATCAAGTCATTTTGGAAGATAGAGATTTAGCCTTAGAGCTTTTTTATGCTCTAGAAGAAGGCGAAATCAGTTTTCCAGAAATTGCTCGTTTATATATCCCAGAACCAGAAAAACGTCGAGCCTATGGCTATCAGGGACTAAAACATCGCAAAGATTTACGCCCAGAAATTGCATCTGCTGTCTTCGCAGCTTCACCGCCGGTGGTACTCAAACCAATAACAACATCTCAGGGTACACACATAATTCTTGTGGAAGAAGTCATTCAACCACAATTAGATGATAACTTGCAGCGAAAGATTATTGCAGAATTGTTTAATGACTGGCTAGAGCAAGAAATTCAGTATTTAAACATTACTACACACTTTGATTTTGATGATTCAAATGTACAAAAAACATATGAGCGACTCCTAAATCATGCTTAA
- a CDS encoding HlyD family efflux transporter periplasmic adaptor subunit encodes MPYISPNTSSPLSEAKQDEHSNYRYREESPAVEQQSELLTNNQESERDLFYGTEELLDALPKRWTHGVLYTLIGFAVLGIPWATLSKVDETGAARGRVEPKGATQKLDSLAGGSVKGVNVKEGDTVRAGQVLLELNSDILETEVQQTKSKLEGLQTRRSQLELLKNQLLLSIGVLEQQNQSQASEKLAQVNQAQQNLDAKQSTYNLQKLERQALLSQVQQQINTAINEQKAASARLSIDTKQVRRFSQLVKDGAVSATQVDELKKQEQESKRLYQRSKSDITQAKYRLTEEQSRYQATISQLESDIKQAKLRLQEAQSSAESVAQSGKLAVLRSQEQLKDLQTQIAAVRSEIAQTQSQMTAIKLQLQQRIVRSPIDGVIFELPVTKPGVVVQSGQRIAQIAPKNTDFVLKAQIPSQDSGFVKLGMPVKIKFDAYPFQEYGIVPGKVTWISPDSKINTSAEGSIGIYDLEITLDQQYVQSGNKRIPLTAGQTANAEVVIRQRRIIDFVLDPFKKLQKGGLET; translated from the coding sequence AGAGCGCGATTTATTCTATGGCACGGAAGAATTATTAGATGCCTTACCTAAACGATGGACACATGGGGTGTTGTATACACTGATTGGCTTCGCAGTTCTCGGCATCCCTTGGGCGACACTCTCCAAAGTAGATGAAACTGGTGCAGCCAGAGGACGTGTAGAACCCAAGGGTGCAACCCAAAAATTAGACTCTCTAGCAGGTGGCAGTGTCAAAGGAGTCAACGTCAAAGAAGGAGATACAGTTAGAGCCGGACAGGTTTTATTGGAATTAAATTCCGATATCTTGGAAACAGAAGTGCAACAAACAAAAAGCAAATTAGAAGGGCTACAAACTCGGCGATCGCAATTAGAACTACTCAAAAACCAATTACTGCTGTCAATAGGTGTACTGGAACAACAAAATCAGTCCCAAGCATCCGAAAAACTCGCTCAAGTTAACCAAGCCCAGCAAAATCTTGATGCCAAACAAAGTACATACAACCTCCAAAAGTTAGAAAGACAAGCATTACTTTCTCAAGTACAGCAACAAATTAACACGGCTATCAATGAGCAAAAAGCAGCCAGTGCTAGGTTGAGTATCGATACCAAACAAGTCCGACGCTTTAGCCAACTGGTTAAAGATGGTGCGGTTTCAGCCACCCAAGTTGACGAACTCAAAAAACAAGAACAAGAAAGTAAGCGACTTTATCAAAGAAGTAAATCAGACATCACCCAAGCCAAATATCGGTTGACCGAAGAACAGAGTCGTTATCAAGCAACTATTAGTCAGTTAGAGTCTGATATCAAACAAGCAAAACTCCGACTGCAAGAAGCCCAAAGCAGCGCCGAAAGTGTAGCCCAGTCGGGGAAACTCGCTGTTCTGAGAAGTCAAGAACAACTCAAAGATTTACAAACACAAATAGCCGCAGTGCGATCGGAAATTGCTCAGACTCAAAGCCAGATGACAGCTATCAAACTGCAACTACAACAACGCATAGTGCGATCGCCCATTGATGGTGTCATCTTTGAACTACCAGTCACCAAACCAGGCGTAGTAGTCCAATCAGGACAAAGAATCGCCCAAATCGCCCCCAAAAACACCGACTTCGTCCTCAAAGCCCAAATACCTAGCCAGGATAGCGGTTTTGTGAAACTCGGAATGCCAGTCAAAATCAAATTTGATGCCTACCCCTTCCAGGAATATGGCATTGTTCCAGGAAAAGTTACCTGGATCTCTCCAGACTCCAAAATTAACACCTCCGCCGAAGGTAGCATCGGCATCTATGACCTAGAAATCACCCTAGACCAACAATATGTTCAAAGTGGTAACAAACGTATTCCCCTCACCGCAGGACAAACTGCAAATGCTGAAGTCGTCATTCGCCAGCGACGCATCATTGACTTTGTCTTAGATCCATTCAAAAAACTGCAAAAAGGAGGTTTAGAAACGTAG
- a CDS encoding tetratricopeptide repeat protein, with product MNNESNFESTIKSLITTAVEKHQAGELEAAEIIYKQVLQIEVADTEADFKSQYYPIVIGNLANVYEKQSKLDVAIQLYQQALELKPDYGEMYYNLGNVFQQQGKLDRAVESYQQALKLKPNLFQAYHNLGNIFQQQGQLDIAVECYQQVLKIQPNYFQAYHNLGNIFQQQGKLDIAVECYQQAVNIRPNYFPSYHNLGGVFKLQGKLTAAVSAYQQAIKLQPNYPEAHYNLANAYYEQGNLEASLGSYQQALQINPHFAPAKFGTVIGQLPIIYSSVAEINIQRHHYQKHLQDLVASYKLADSLELAKNAAAVGSLQPFYLAYQCLNDRDLQKIYGELIVKIMASRYPQWSRPLDLPDLPSDGKIRIGFVSRFFYNHSNWKIPIKGWIENLDRSKFELFGYHTDAKRDQETLRAAAVFDQFTQEALSLEQWCELIQQDKLDVLIFPEFGMDSMTVKLGCLRLAPIQIASWGHPDTSGLPTIDYYLSSELMEPENAQDHYTEKLVKLPNLSIYYTPLEIEAETVTKQELGIGDGEIMFWCSQVLFKYLPQHDDVFARIAQDLVACKFVFIKYDRGEYVTEKFQQRLSQAFAAYGLDYQDYCIFLPRMNPHRFAGVAAIADVFLDSIGWSGCNSTLEAIAHNIPIITLPGELMRGRHTLAMLKKMGVEATIAATKDDYVEIALHLGRDARYRQEISQEIADNKYKLYHDFTPIRALEDFLWQICSTASRDNQHHPSLTNYAEVLEVQSLVNAAFETAKLGKLYAAASLYKQALQIQPHHIYAQVSLAKIYQEQDRLDEAIAAYQQVLALAPNRFVASMAHNNLGNAFQTQGNLEAAVKSYQKAIEIRPDSVDSYYNLGNTLSEKLELAAAIESYQKALDIRPDTVIAKFGICMGQLPIIYQDTAEVEMRRSNYQEHLQNLANYYQQASLEELKNASVAVGSLQPFYLAYQCLNDRPLQKIYGEMLVHIMSHCYPQWSQPLSVGELQPDEKIRIGFVSRFFYEHSNWKIPIKGWVEQLDRSEFELFAYHTDVKLDVNTTQAAKEFDKFIQGSRTFEAWCELIQKDKLHILIFPEFGMDPMTVKLGCLRLAPIQMTSWGHPDTSGLPTIDYYLSSELMEPENAQAHYTEKLVRLPNLSIYYTPLPIQVEKISRQNIGIADDEIMFWCCQSLYKYLPQHDDVFPRIAQGLPQSKFVFIEASQGKHITEVFRRRLSSAFEVLGLNYQDHCIFLSRMDSNVFSGTAAIADVFLDSLGWSGCNSTLESIIHNIPVVTMSGELMRGRHSLAILKMMGIEEAIASSKEEYVQIAIRLGREPEYRQYLSRLIAANKHKLYGDLTPVRALEDLFFQVVNKPRRFTAAQVGDVLRLAMEDHRSQRLAQAQQGYYQVLALQPNHPEALYGLGVLAQQTGNFLEAQRFLSISVQVQPDSIKAWFSLANLLQAQGQLLAAESAYRRAIALRPDTGILYNNLGFNLQQQGKWEEAIAAYRQALQLQPNCVEADVNLGNALHAQNQLSPDKQIHYAELNYKLGLNRKKAGDLQTATAYFQKTLALHSTHADAHKCLAEIYKNHQQIEELQVIYQ from the coding sequence ATGAATAACGAAAGCAACTTTGAATCTACCATTAAATCTCTAATAACGACAGCTGTGGAAAAACACCAAGCAGGTGAGTTAGAGGCAGCTGAAATCATATATAAACAAGTATTACAAATAGAAGTTGCAGATACTGAAGCTGATTTTAAAAGTCAATATTACCCTATAGTCATCGGCAATTTAGCAAACGTTTATGAAAAACAAAGCAAGTTAGATGTAGCCATTCAGTTGTATCAACAAGCTTTGGAACTAAAACCTGATTATGGGGAGATGTATTATAATCTGGGGAATGTGTTCCAGCAACAGGGAAAATTAGATAGGGCTGTAGAATCTTACCAGCAGGCTTTAAAACTCAAGCCTAACTTATTTCAAGCCTATCATAATTTAGGTAATATTTTCCAACAACAGGGTCAGTTAGATATAGCAGTGGAATGCTATCAACAAGTTTTAAAAATACAACCCAACTATTTCCAAGCCTATCATAATTTAGGGAATATTTTCCAACAACAAGGAAAGTTAGATATAGCAGTGGAATGCTATCAACAAGCTGTAAACATTAGACCTAACTATTTTCCGTCTTATCATAACTTGGGCGGTGTATTCAAGTTACAGGGTAAGTTAACAGCAGCAGTCAGTGCTTATCAACAAGCTATCAAGTTACAACCAAATTATCCCGAAGCTCATTATAACTTGGCAAATGCCTATTATGAACAAGGCAATCTAGAAGCATCTCTAGGATCGTACCAGCAAGCCTTACAGATCAATCCTCATTTTGCTCCTGCTAAGTTTGGCACTGTTATTGGTCAGCTACCCATCATATATTCCAGTGTGGCAGAAATCAATATTCAACGCCATCATTATCAAAAACATCTCCAAGATTTAGTTGCAAGTTATAAATTAGCCGACTCTTTAGAACTGGCAAAAAATGCAGCTGCGGTGGGTTCTCTACAACCTTTTTATCTCGCTTATCAATGCTTAAATGACCGGGATTTACAAAAAATTTACGGGGAATTAATCGTAAAAATTATGGCGAGTCGGTATCCCCAATGGAGCCGTCCTCTAGACTTGCCAGATTTACCCTCAGATGGCAAGATTCGGATTGGGTTTGTTTCTCGATTCTTTTATAACCATTCCAATTGGAAAATTCCTATTAAAGGTTGGATAGAAAACCTCGATAGGAGTAAATTTGAATTATTTGGCTATCATACCGATGCTAAACGAGACCAAGAGACTTTAAGAGCAGCAGCAGTATTTGATCAATTTACCCAAGAAGCACTGTCATTAGAACAATGGTGTGAACTAATTCAACAAGACAAATTAGATGTGCTGATTTTTCCGGAATTCGGCATGGACTCTATGACAGTAAAGCTGGGTTGCTTAAGATTAGCACCAATTCAAATCGCCTCTTGGGGACATCCTGATACCAGTGGTCTACCAACAATTGATTATTACTTGAGCAGTGAATTGATGGAACCAGAAAATGCTCAAGACCACTACACAGAAAAGTTAGTTAAGCTGCCTAATTTGTCGATTTACTACACACCTTTGGAGATAGAAGCAGAAACAGTAACTAAACAAGAACTGGGAATCGGCGATGGGGAAATCATGTTCTGGTGCAGCCAAGTGCTATTCAAATATTTACCTCAACATGATGATGTATTTGCCCGCATCGCTCAGGATTTAGTGGCGTGTAAATTTGTTTTTATTAAATATGACCGGGGTGAATATGTAACGGAGAAATTTCAGCAGCGTTTAAGTCAGGCTTTTGCCGCATACGGTCTGGACTACCAAGACTATTGCATATTTTTACCACGGATGAATCCTCATAGATTTGCTGGTGTTGCTGCCATAGCAGATGTGTTTTTGGATAGTATTGGTTGGTCTGGATGTAATTCTACATTAGAAGCGATCGCCCACAATATACCCATCATTACCTTACCTGGTGAATTGATGCGGGGTAGACATACTCTGGCGATGTTGAAAAAAATGGGTGTAGAAGCAACTATCGCTGCCACAAAGGATGATTATGTAGAAATTGCCCTACATTTGGGACGAGATGCGAGATATCGGCAAGAAATATCCCAAGAAATTGCTGATAATAAATATAAATTGTATCATGATTTCACACCAATCAGAGCGCTAGAAGACTTCCTGTGGCAGATATGCTCTACGGCATCTAGAGATAATCAACACCATCCATCCCTAACAAATTATGCTGAGGTATTGGAGGTACAATCTCTAGTAAATGCGGCTTTTGAAACAGCCAAACTAGGTAAATTATATGCCGCCGCATCTCTCTACAAACAAGCATTACAAATCCAGCCACATCATATCTACGCTCAAGTTTCCCTAGCAAAAATATATCAAGAACAAGATCGATTAGATGAAGCAATTGCTGCTTATCAACAAGTTTTAGCCCTAGCACCAAATCGCTTCGTTGCTAGTATGGCACATAATAACTTGGGTAATGCCTTCCAAACTCAGGGAAACCTAGAAGCTGCTGTAAAATCTTACCAAAAAGCTATAGAAATTCGACCAGATTCAGTCGATAGCTACTACAATTTAGGCAATACACTATCTGAAAAACTAGAATTAGCAGCAGCAATTGAGTCCTATCAAAAAGCCCTAGACATTCGACCAGACACAGTTATAGCTAAATTCGGCATTTGTATGGGGCAGTTGCCTATAATTTATCAGGATACTGCCGAAGTTGAAATGCGGCGTAGTAATTATCAAGAACATCTGCAAAATCTAGCAAACTACTATCAGCAAGCTAGCCTCGAGGAATTAAAAAATGCATCGGTAGCTGTTGGTTCATTACAGCCTTTCTATCTTGCTTATCAATGTCTCAACGACCGACCATTACAGAAAATATATGGGGAAATGTTGGTACATATTATGTCCCATTGCTATCCCCAGTGGAGTCAACCCTTGAGTGTAGGGGAATTACAACCCGATGAAAAAATTCGCATTGGATTTGTTTCCAGATTTTTTTATGAGCATTCTAATTGGAAAATTCCCATCAAGGGTTGGGTAGAACAGTTAGATAGGAGTGAATTTGAGTTATTTGCTTACCATACAGATGTCAAACTAGATGTGAATACCACACAGGCTGCCAAAGAGTTTGATAAATTTATCCAAGGTTCACGGACATTTGAAGCATGGTGTGAATTAATTCAAAAAGATAAATTACATATTTTGATATTTCCAGAATTTGGCATGGATCCGATGACAGTCAAACTTGGTTGCTTGAGACTCGCTCCCATCCAAATGACTTCTTGGGGACACCCAGATACCAGTGGCTTACCGACAATTGACTATTACTTGAGCAGTGAATTAATGGAACCAGAAAATGCTCAAGCACACTACACAGAAAAGTTAGTAAGGCTGCCAAATTTATCCATTTATTACACACCCCTACCCATTCAAGTTGAGAAAATTAGTCGGCAAAATATTGGCATTGCTGATGATGAAATCATGTTCTGGTGTTGCCAATCTTTATATAAATATTTACCCCAACATGATGATGTTTTTCCTCGTATAGCCCAAGGTTTACCCCAGAGTAAGTTTGTCTTTATTGAAGCATCACAAGGCAAACATATCACAGAAGTATTTCGCCGACGCCTCAGTAGTGCTTTTGAGGTTTTAGGATTGAATTACCAAGACCATTGCATCTTCTTATCACGGATGGATAGCAATGTCTTTTCTGGAACTGCCGCTATTGCAGATGTGTTTTTGGATAGTTTGGGTTGGTCTGGATGCAACTCTACCCTAGAATCCATAATCCATAACATTCCTGTTGTGACCATGTCAGGGGAACTGATGCGGGGACGACATTCTTTGGCTATTTTGAAAATGATGGGTATTGAAGAAGCGATCGCATCCAGTAAAGAGGAATATGTGCAAATTGCCATCCGTCTGGGGAGAGAGCCAGAATATCGCCAATACCTTTCCCGATTAATTGCCGCCAATAAACATAAATTATACGGCGACCTTACACCAGTGAGAGCGCTGGAGGATCTTTTCTTCCAGGTAGTCAATAAACCCAGAAGGTTCACTGCGGCTCAGGTAGGTGATGTGCTGCGATTAGCAATGGAAGATCATCGTTCCCAACGCCTAGCCCAAGCCCAACAAGGCTATTACCAAGTTTTAGCACTCCAACCAAACCACCCAGAGGCTTTATATGGTTTGGGAGTATTAGCACAGCAAACAGGAAACTTCCTAGAAGCACAACGATTTTTGAGTATATCTGTGCAAGTACAGCCAGACTCAATTAAGGCTTGGTTTAGCCTTGCCAATTTACTACAAGCGCAAGGACAACTATTAGCCGCAGAATCAGCTTACCGAAGAGCGATCGCCCTGAGACCAGATACAGGCATACTCTACAACAACCTAGGATTCAACCTACAACAACAAGGTAAATGGGAAGAAGCGATCGCAGCCTATCGCCAAGCTCTACAACTACAACCCAATTGTGTAGAAGCAGATGTCAATTTAGGTAATGCCCTCCATGCTCAAAATCAACTTTCTCCAGACAAGCAAATTCATTATGCAGAATTAAACTACAAATTGGGTTTGAATCGCAAAAAAGCAGGAGATTTACAAACAGCCACAGCTTATTTCCAAAAAACTTTAGCACTGCATTCCACCCACGCAGACGCTCACAAATGCCTAGCAGAAATCTACAAAAATCATCAGCAAATCGAGGAGTTACAAGTGATTTACCAGTAG
- a CDS encoding nif11-class peptide radical SAM maturase 3, whose amino-acid sequence MTYHRKSYAVWEITLKCNLACSHCGSRAGHERTKELSTEEALDLVRQMAEVGIKEVTLIGGEAFLRPDWLEIAKAINDEGMLCGMTTGGYGISLETAQKMKAAGIRTVSVSIDGLEATHDCLRGKKGSWKYAFKTMSHLKEVGIAFGCNTQINRLSAPEFPRIYECIRDAGARAWQIQLTVPMGNAADNTDILLQPYELLDIYPMLARVARRAYKEGVQLQAGNNIGYYGPYERLLRGRGSEHEFSFWQGCNAGLSTLGIEADGAIKGCPSLPTTAYTGGNIRERSLHDIIENSAELRLNLGAGTPEGTQHLWGFCQTCEFAELCRGGCSWTAHVFFDRRGNNPYCHYRALAHTQQGLRERVVPKVQAQGLPFDNGEFELIVESIDQPWPENDPLNFSADSIQWSESWQEELENSDALVR is encoded by the coding sequence ATGACTTACCATCGTAAAAGCTATGCAGTTTGGGAAATTACCTTAAAATGTAATTTAGCCTGTAGTCATTGTGGTTCCCGTGCCGGACATGAGCGTACCAAAGAACTTTCTACTGAAGAAGCTTTGGATTTAGTCAGGCAAATGGCAGAAGTAGGAATTAAAGAAGTCACCTTGATTGGTGGTGAAGCGTTTCTGCGTCCAGACTGGCTAGAAATTGCCAAAGCTATTAACGATGAGGGAATGCTTTGTGGTATGACCACTGGTGGTTATGGGATTTCCCTAGAAACTGCACAGAAAATGAAAGCGGCGGGAATTCGCACTGTCTCCGTTTCCATTGATGGTTTGGAAGCAACCCATGACTGTCTGCGGGGAAAAAAAGGTTCATGGAAGTACGCTTTTAAAACCATGAGCCATCTTAAAGAAGTGGGTATTGCCTTTGGTTGCAACACTCAAATTAACCGCCTATCAGCCCCAGAGTTTCCCCGTATTTACGAGTGCATTCGTGATGCAGGTGCGCGTGCTTGGCAAATTCAACTGACTGTACCAATGGGGAATGCTGCTGACAATACAGACATTCTCCTTCAGCCTTATGAGCTGCTAGATATTTACCCCATGCTGGCTCGCGTTGCTCGTCGCGCCTATAAAGAAGGGGTACAACTCCAAGCGGGAAATAACATTGGTTATTACGGTCCTTATGAACGCCTGTTGCGGGGACGGGGTAGCGAGCATGAATTCTCATTCTGGCAAGGTTGCAACGCTGGACTTTCAACCTTGGGAATAGAAGCCGATGGTGCAATTAAAGGTTGTCCCTCATTACCTACCACTGCCTACACAGGCGGTAATATTCGAGAGCGTTCCTTACATGACATCATTGAAAATTCCGCCGAGTTGCGCTTAAACTTGGGAGCCGGTACACCAGAAGGTACGCAACACCTCTGGGGTTTTTGTCAAACTTGCGAATTTGCGGAACTTTGCCGTGGTGGTTGCAGTTGGACTGCCCATGTTTTCTTTGATAGGAGAGGTAATAATCCTTATTGCCATTATCGTGCTTTAGCCCATACACAACAAGGGCTAAGAGAGCGAGTAGTTCCGAAAGTGCAAGCCCAAGGTTTGCCCTTTGATAACGGTGAATTTGAGCTAATTGTGGAATCTATCGATCAACCTTGGCCAGAAAATGATCCACTAAACTTTAGCGCTGACAGTATCCAGTGGTCTGAAAGTTGGCAGGAAGAATTAGAAAATTCTGATGCGTTAGTGAGGTAA
- a CDS encoding Nif11-like leader peptide family natural product precursor, with translation MSLDILERVKDFLFRLVKDEGFRTQLMSDKIEEIKKVMSENGYNFSQQEFETSVIKILELKESGEFEELTEEELLGAFGGLTTARINRDRIIAQSLYGVIYWPPIGHPKPRPRPKPWPQPQPLYGIVVDPIDPIVQPLYGVIVAE, from the coding sequence ATGTCGCTCGACATTTTAGAAAGAGTCAAGGATTTTTTATTTAGGCTAGTTAAAGACGAAGGTTTTCGCACTCAATTAATGAGTGATAAAATCGAGGAAATTAAAAAAGTTATGTCAGAAAATGGCTATAACTTTTCTCAGCAAGAATTTGAAACATCTGTGATCAAAATCTTAGAATTGAAAGAATCAGGTGAGTTTGAAGAATTGACGGAGGAAGAATTGTTAGGTGCTTTTGGGGGATTAACAACCGCTAGAATTAATCGTGATCGAATAATCGCACAATCACTTTATGGTGTGATCTACTGGCCTCCTATAGGACATCCCAAGCCGCGTCCACGACCAAAACCATGGCCACAACCACAACCCCTGTATGGCATTGTAGTTGATCCGATTGATCCTATTGTTCAACCCTTATACGGAGTGATTGTTGCAGAATAA
- a CDS encoding calcium-binding protein has protein sequence MTDTNDFLQRVLQRTEEIRTRIASIGSPNQEGTNGRDFLTAPRFQDSFIDGRGGDDRIFGGFGNDTLLGGDGRDLIDGGFGNDLIFGGNGDDRLFGGLGDDELFGEAGNDLLVGGLGDDYLDGGDGNDNLVGGPGSDILIGGFGNDILIGAGGGEQLGANPQIDVLMGGPLETDGFDGQRDVYVLGDANGPFYTSSGEGELDEFLGLFGLTGSVDYALILGFELGIDALDLGGASASYSAFTLGGLVSDSDDTLIFANNDLIAIVAGVDITPLFA, from the coding sequence ATGACAGACACCAATGACTTCTTACAAAGAGTCTTACAAAGAACAGAAGAAATCAGAACCAGGATAGCATCTATTGGTAGTCCTAACCAAGAGGGAACTAATGGCAGAGACTTTCTGACAGCACCAAGATTTCAAGATAGTTTTATTGATGGTAGAGGTGGCGATGACCGGATATTTGGTGGGTTTGGTAATGACACCCTTTTAGGGGGAGATGGTAGGGACTTGATTGATGGTGGCTTTGGTAATGACTTGATATTCGGTGGCAACGGTGATGATAGATTATTCGGAGGTCTGGGAGATGATGAACTCTTTGGAGAGGCTGGTAACGACTTACTTGTAGGAGGTCTTGGTGACGACTACCTTGATGGTGGGGACGGTAACGACAATCTTGTGGGTGGACCAGGTAGCGATATTCTGATTGGCGGATTTGGTAACGATATCCTGATTGGTGCCGGTGGTGGTGAGCAACTAGGAGCAAATCCTCAAATAGATGTCCTCATGGGAGGACCTCTAGAAACTGATGGTTTTGATGGACAGCGTGACGTATATGTGCTGGGTGATGCGAATGGCCCTTTTTACACCTCCTCTGGTGAGGGCGAGTTGGATGAATTCTTAGGTTTGTTTGGTTTAACTGGTAGCGTAGATTATGCTTTAATTCTTGGCTTTGAGTTAGGAATTGATGCACTCGATTTGGGGGGGGCAAGTGCAAGTTATAGCGCATTCACACTGGGTGGTCTTGTGAGTGACAGTGACGACACACTAATTTTCGCTAATAATGATCTAATCGCAATTGTAGCAGGAGTGGATATTACCCCTCTATTTGCATAA
- a CDS encoding tetratricopeptide repeat protein produces the protein MTTLAEAFQVPVQHHRAHRLDQVEAGYREILTAQPDQVEVLYGLGVLARQKSNDAEAEKLFQAVLQVEPESFKAWFSLGNLYQEQIEEVQVTYQ, from the coding sequence ATGACAACCCTTGCAGAAGCCTTTCAAGTACCTGTTCAACACCATCGAGCGCATCGCTTAGACCAAGTCGAGGCAGGTTACCGCGAGATTCTCACAGCCCAGCCAGACCAGGTAGAAGTATTGTATGGGTTGGGGGTGCTAGCACGGCAAAAAAGCAACGACGCTGAAGCCGAGAAGCTGTTTCAAGCTGTCCTGCAAGTGGAGCCAGAATCCTTTAAAGCTTGGTTTAGTTTAGGCAATTTATATCAAGAGCAAATCGAGGAGGTACAAGTGACTTACCAATAG